From a single Nicotiana tomentosiformis chromosome 2, ASM39032v3, whole genome shotgun sequence genomic region:
- the LOC138906163 gene encoding uncharacterized protein produces MTSFSRRFAVNPFSNVKSYYLPLLQTYTKIAKTSKTAPQKETTPSSQPAGGKTPVEPRLEECIPGGARETPTSRPIKPRRFQPAKVKKRKKTSTSEDPKPKKNPVRKPKKYIVALPADVIQRLREKEEEDEDDGSELVARVKKTIEAPKAAESVVVEEIPPRVEGVLEKDSGKVPESSKIEDASHRDEKKAGMSEGTGSEALHSKENAPSGSLGAIDIGDSPILPAFSEEAIREAQATRTPEVDGAHGGEDPFYGYFIGVDDATDLSEASSLLDEAQQALKRKVERIEQFHKEVNMMKAETLGWKGSMDCFAGEKEVARAQLSSVESQL; encoded by the exons GTTTTGCTGTTAATCCTTTCTCAAACGTCAAGTCctattatcttcctcttcttcaaaCTTACACAAAAATAGCAAAAACATCGAAAACAGCACCACAAAAAGAAACCACTCCATCTTCTCAACCGGCCGGCGGAAAAACGCCGGTGGAACCCCGTCTTGAGGAATGCATTCCTGGGGGTGCGCGCGAAACTCCGACTTcaagaccgataaagcctcgtcgattccag CCGGCGAAGGTTAAGAAGAGAAAAAAGACctcaacctccgaggatccaaAGCCTAAGAAGAATCCGGTTCGTAAGCCAAAGAAATACATTGTTGCCCTGCCTGCGGATGTGATTCAACGACTAagggagaaagaagaagaagatgaagacgatGGTTCggaactggtggcccgagtgaagaaaaccatcgaggcCCCAAAGGCCGCTGAGTCGGTGGTGGTTGAGGAGATTCCACCTCGAGTCGAGGGGGTCTTGGAAAAGGACTcaggcaaagtccccgagtcgtcGAAGATCGAAGATGCCTCCCACCGAGATGAAAAAAAGGCGGGTATGTCTGAAGGGACCGGCTCCGAGGCCCTTCACAGCAAGGAGAATGCCCCAAGTggctcacttggggcaatagatatTGGAGACTCGCCGATTCTCCCTGCGTTTTCCGAGGAGGCAATTCGGGAGGCCCAAGCTACGAGGACTCCCGAAGTAGACGGGGCCCATGGAGGGGAGGACCCCTTTTATGGTTACTTTATCGGGGTCGATGATGCTACCGACCTGAGTGAAGCATCGAGTCTCCTCGATGAGGCTCAACAAGCCTTGAAGCGG aaggtcgagaggatcgagcagttccACAAGGAGGTCAATATGATGAAagcggagaccttggggtggaaaggaAGTATGGACTGCTTTGCTGGTGAAAAAGAggttgctcgagcccaattgtcatcggtcgaaagtcagctttga